A single genomic interval of Mycolicibacterium sp. MU0053 harbors:
- a CDS encoding 2-oxo-4-hydroxy-4-carboxy-5-ureidoimidazoline decarboxylase: protein MHQGMGLDAFNALPERRAVHALYECCNSVILAHDLVAGRPYDSHDALFRHADELLFSMSDQAIDQIMVAYPDIGRRPRSLRSHAEQCAIWDEDAEVMACLQRASQRYLEQFGFGFVMCCAGLSAREVLATVTDRLYHDRETELKVVRNELARINRTRLERMLGPEGGYLNW, encoded by the coding sequence ATGCATCAGGGGATGGGCCTCGACGCGTTCAACGCGTTGCCCGAGCGCAGGGCCGTGCATGCGCTCTATGAGTGCTGCAACAGCGTGATCCTGGCGCACGACCTGGTCGCGGGCCGGCCCTACGACAGCCACGACGCGTTGTTTCGGCACGCCGACGAGCTGCTGTTCAGCATGTCCGATCAGGCGATCGATCAGATCATGGTCGCCTACCCCGACATCGGGCGCCGACCGCGCAGTCTCAGATCCCACGCCGAACAATGCGCGATCTGGGACGAGGACGCCGAGGTGATGGCCTGCCTGCAGCGCGCGTCGCAGCGTTATCTCGAGCAGTTCGGCTTCGGCTTCGTGATGTGCTGCGCCGGGCTGTCGGCGCGCGAGGTGTTGGCGACCGTCACCGATCGGCTGTACCACGACCGGGAGACCGAACTCAAGGTGGTCCGCAACGAGCTGGCGCGGATCAACCGCACCCGGTTGGAGCGGATGCTGGGCCCCGAGGGCGGCTACCTGAACTGGTGA
- a CDS encoding inorganic diphosphatase has protein sequence MEFDVTIEIPKGQRNKYEIDHDSGRIRLDRYLYTSMAYPADYGYIEDSLGEDGDPLDAMVLLPQSVFPGVIVEARPVGMFKMVDEAGGDDKVLCVPAGDVRWDHVQEIGDVSSFELEAIKHFFVHYKDLEPNKFVKAADWVGRAEAEAEVQRSIERFKTSGH, from the coding sequence GTGGAGTTTGACGTCACCATCGAGATCCCCAAGGGGCAGCGCAACAAGTACGAGATCGACCATGATTCCGGTCGGATCCGCTTGGACCGCTACCTCTATACCTCCATGGCGTACCCCGCCGACTACGGCTACATCGAGGACTCCCTGGGCGAGGACGGCGATCCGCTGGACGCCATGGTGCTGCTGCCGCAGTCGGTGTTCCCCGGCGTGATCGTCGAGGCCCGCCCCGTCGGGATGTTCAAGATGGTCGACGAGGCCGGCGGCGACGACAAGGTGCTGTGCGTGCCCGCCGGGGACGTCCGCTGGGACCACGTCCAAGAGATCGGCGACGTTTCGAGCTTCGAACTCGAGGCCATCAAGCACTTCTTCGTGCACTACAAGGACCTTGAGCCGAACAAGTTCGTCAAGGCGGCCGACTGGGTCGGCCGGGCCGAGGCCGAGGCCGAGGTGCAACGCTCGATCGAGCGCTTCAAGACCAGCGGGCACTGA